The genomic region TAATTAGTAAGGAAATTAAAACCCAACAGTTTGAATTATTGGATTTCAAATGATTGAATTCAATGATTAACATTCATATTAAAACTTATGATTTATGGCATTCAAGGCAATGAAGAAGTCAACTCATATGAATGCGTGACATTTGGTATTAACTCATTGGTTTGATTTTTGGTTGGAGAGTTTGAAACtttccttcattttctcagcaaccaaacaaccAACCAACGGGAAAGTGAAACGGAAAAGGAGAACAATGTAAATACCTTGCAACCAAGAGAGCAAAATCTGAAGGAATCGAGGAGGCTGCGTTCACAGACTTCACAGGTATTTGTGACTCCTTTGCCGGGCCTAGGCTGAGGCCTCTCGTTCAGAAACACAACTCTGGCGCTGTTGATAATGTAGGTTTGGACTCCACTGATGTCCAGATGCTTCTGAATTTCGTTAACCCTTATCACATCATGGTAAGACGACCTCCTTATCTGTACAAATTCGTCACCAAAAACCCATCAATTTTGAcactaaaaactcaaaattaaacGCACAAATTGGGGAACTGTGATTTCTCAATAAACGCAGATGCCAAATTTGATGGGAAAGCACAAATATCTGTGGCAAATTTGAGTACCTGAATAGCACGGTGGTCCTTGTGGTAAGAGAGGCAGAGAGAGCAGAGAGGGCCGTTCACGCAATCCAAGCAGTACATATTGCATTCAGACTTGTGAGAATCGGCATGGAGCTTGCATTGAACAAAGAAGTTCTCTTTCAGTAGAGGTTTCAGCCATGGCGGCCACCTGTTGTCCTCCTCGTCAGGACCTCCAGCACCCTGTTCAAAAACTCAATCAGAACCCAAAGCCCACAAGGAAAATCACGAGAATCTGTGACAAAAAACAATCTGAACCCAGAAAAACAGAGCATTGAATCCAAAATTTGAATgccgagagagagagtgagaccCAGAAAAGCAAATCAGAAATGAGAGTGTGGGGTTTTTACCATGATTCTCCTGCTCTTGGGCTTGATTTCTCTGACCGTGGTGTCTTGATTCTCGATCGCCAGCTTGAATGAACGGAAAGGAACACTGGTTTTCTCAACGCTGAGAGGAGAAAGCAGggagaaagtagagagagaaaaatgtgTTCTGGTCAGAGAACGGAGGAGGGTTTTTTAGGTTTATAGAAAAGGAAGAGTAGAGACGGTGAGGGAGGGAATGGGTTCTTGTAGAGTGGTAGATGGCGGTAGAGACAGAGATGGGTCGTTCTTATCCTCACCAAGTGTTACACCGAAGCTGAGTCCGAAGCGGAACCTAAGAGATATGCGTTGGGTGCAAGGAACCCACCTCcttccttccattttatttccctttcattttcttccccaCTTTCGTCCTATCATTTCTCACATATacattattctttttcttttccttttcttttccttttcttttccattttttttaattttattctaTATTCTATTATTTAGAATTTTTATTGTCCCTAAGACCATTTCTAACCTTTGAGTtacaacttaaaatttttaatccagaaataatttttctactccaaccgttCTCGGTTAAATTTTTAACCCAAGATTATTATAGAATGaatttagaattaaaaaaaatgaatttagattaattttttcttaaagtaacctttttttttaaaaaaaaaaaaatatagactatcctaatttaattttatgaacattttaaccaaaaaaaaatttagattctaataaatattaataaaattactaaaccaacaccatgaaactcgtgaaATACcataaaagaatatgaaacaaacaaaagaatttttttttaaattattttagccgttgcatttaaattttgaccgttagttcttttttttaccgttagatttgatcatatagATATCACTCGccaaattcaatgaatttataaatatgaaactgaaaataatacacatatatggtggggTCAACCCACTAACTCAAAAGAgaaatcttaattaaatttgCCCAAAAAATGAGTTATGGGTTAAAactctttttctgttttttgacAAATGTGACAACCGGTTCCTAATTTTacgttttataaattttaaaagcgtgaattgacgaaaatgccctagatgCAAGGATTTTGACTTCCGTTGGCCATTGTTTAGAGAGATGTATGAGTCATTCTTTTGGAGTATTTGCATAGTAATCATTGccacgaacgcataggcgaaaactGTTTATGAGTCCAGATTATAATGATATAGTTACAGACgtttttgaaattggttatttaaagtttacctataaataaattgaactCCCAACTTGTGGGAAAGAAACCAATCTGATTTTTAGCAAGAATAAAGGGACCAATCAGCTATTTTGTTTAAGTGACCAATTAGATATGTTAGAAGGAGGACCAATCAGAAATTAGAGAGAGGGAACAACCAATCaggaaggagagagaagaacCTCATCCCCTTCCCTTTCAACCTGTGCACACCACACAACCCAGTTCGAcctccca from Pyrus communis chromosome 4, drPyrComm1.1, whole genome shotgun sequence harbors:
- the LOC137731595 gene encoding protein RGF1 INDUCIBLE TRANSCRIPTION FACTOR 1-like, whose amino-acid sequence is MGAGGPDEEDNRWPPWLKPLLKENFFVQCKLHADSHKSECNMYCLDCVNGPLCSLCLSYHKDHRAIQIRRSSYHDVIRVNEIQKHLDISGVQTYIINSARVVFLNERPQPRPGKGVTNTCEVCERSLLDSFRFCSLGCKIVGTSSSNPQKKNKYSKARAGSDSDDSYSSSSHGIARFKSNSHHSNNKVQSFTPSTPPPTSANYKAAKRRKGIPHRAPMGGLIIEY